GAAGAAGTTCTTTGTCCTTGCGATTCTTGCGGGTGCCTTTATTGCATTTGGTGCACAGTTGTCAATCATTGTCGGTTCCGATGCGACCCTTGGGTTTGGGTTCACGAAGTTCATTGCTGGAGCCGTGTTCAGTGTGGGACTCATGCTCGTCGTGGTTGCGGGGGCCGAGCTTTTCACGGGTGACAACTTGATTGTCATTTCGGCCCTGGAGAAGAAAGTTCGCTGGGGAGAACTTCTGAAGACATGGACGGCTGTCTACCTCGGCAATCTGATTGGCTCGGTCCTTATTGCTCTTCTTCTGTACTGGTCGGGCCTCTGGAGCATGAATGGTAACCTCGTTGGTGCCGCTGCGCTCAAGATCGCGGGAGGCAAGGTCGGCCTTACCTTCGTTCAGGGGCTTGTTAGAGGCATTCTCTGCAACTGGCTTGTCTGCCTTGCGGTGTGGATGGCAACCTCCTCAAAGGATG
This is a stretch of genomic DNA from Coprothermobacter sp.. It encodes these proteins:
- a CDS encoding FdhC protein, with product MDLPMFTPPQIAEKLGDVCQGKCRTPMKKFFVLAILAGAFIAFGAQLSIIVGSDATLGFGFTKFIAGAVFSVGLMLVVVAGAELFTGDNLIVISALEKKVRWGELLKTWTAVYLGNLIGSVLIALLLYWSGLWSMNGNLVGAAALKIAGGKVGLTFVQGLVRGILCNWLVCLAVWMATSSKDVIGKLFAVFFPIMAFVASGFEHSVANMFFIPYGILLKSVPKVVEATGKTLADYAGLNWGTLWTKNLIPVTIGNIIGGAFFVGFIYWFVYLKKSPETVEAK